One Oryzomonas sagensis DNA segment encodes these proteins:
- the tkt gene encoding transketolase, with translation MQQAVIPADKARLCADAIRFLAADAVEKANSGHPGLPMGAADCAFTLWGNYLSFNPEDPRWPNRDRFILSAGHGSMLLYSLLHLFGYDLPLEELKNFRQWGSKTPGHPEFGHTVGVEVTTGPLGQGFANGVGMAIASRMAAERFNTADFSPIDHTIYALVGDGDLQEGISYEAAALAGHLKLGNMVYLYDDNGITIEGKTNLAWSEDVAGRFTASGWHVQKIDGHDYTQIMAAIAAAKAETERPSIIIATTHIAFGSPAKQDSSGAHGSPLGKDEIAATRANLGWQHAPFEVPEEVRAICRERVEALKRRYAFWQRGFSGWHAANPEKAKLWDEMWNKQVPAALADELLAVVADKDGATRALSGAVLQKAAALVPALVGGSADLSPSNNSDIKGAASVQPGAFAGRNLHFGIREHAMGAVVNGMALYGCFIPYGATFLVFSDYCRPSIRLSALMNLQSIYIFTHDSFFVGEDGPTHQPIEHVASLRMIPGLQVIRPADGLETAQAWQAALQRSNGPTVLILTRQKLPVIARPASFDRADGLKGGYVAASPAGRPDVVIMASGSEVHVAADAAGLLAARGIGARIVSVPNLGQFLAQPAAYRDEVLPAGVPRVAFEAGRGESWGKLLGCDGLFIGIEHFGASAPDKVLAEQFGFTAPQVAEKIAAFLKKQ, from the coding sequence ATGCAGCAGGCAGTCATTCCCGCAGACAAGGCCAGGCTCTGTGCCGACGCCATCCGTTTTCTCGCCGCCGACGCGGTTGAAAAGGCCAATTCCGGCCACCCCGGATTACCTATGGGGGCCGCAGACTGCGCCTTTACCCTGTGGGGCAATTATCTCTCCTTCAACCCCGAAGACCCCCGCTGGCCCAACCGCGACCGTTTCATCCTCTCGGCCGGCCACGGCTCCATGCTGCTCTATTCGCTCCTGCACCTGTTCGGCTATGACCTGCCGCTGGAGGAGTTGAAAAACTTCCGCCAGTGGGGCAGCAAAACCCCCGGGCACCCCGAGTTCGGCCATACCGTCGGGGTCGAGGTGACCACCGGCCCCTTGGGCCAGGGGTTCGCCAATGGGGTCGGCATGGCCATCGCCAGCCGGATGGCGGCGGAACGCTTCAATACCGCCGACTTCAGCCCCATCGACCACACCATCTACGCCCTGGTGGGCGACGGCGACCTGCAGGAAGGGATCAGCTACGAAGCCGCTGCTCTGGCCGGTCATCTCAAGCTGGGCAACATGGTGTATCTCTACGACGACAACGGCATCACCATCGAGGGCAAGACCAATCTGGCCTGGTCCGAGGACGTGGCCGGGCGTTTTACCGCCAGCGGCTGGCATGTGCAGAAGATCGACGGCCACGACTACACCCAGATCATGGCCGCCATTGCCGCCGCCAAGGCCGAGACGGAGCGGCCGTCGATCATTATCGCCACCACCCACATCGCCTTCGGCAGCCCGGCCAAGCAGGATTCCTCCGGGGCCCACGGCTCGCCCCTGGGCAAAGACGAGATTGCCGCCACACGGGCCAACCTGGGATGGCAGCATGCCCCCTTCGAGGTGCCGGAAGAGGTCCGTGCCATCTGCCGTGAACGGGTCGAGGCGCTCAAACGTCGCTATGCCTTCTGGCAACGCGGTTTTTCTGGCTGGCATGCCGCCAATCCCGAAAAGGCAAAATTGTGGGATGAAATGTGGAATAAGCAGGTACCGGCCGCGCTGGCCGATGAATTGCTCGCCGTGGTTGCCGACAAGGACGGCGCCACCCGGGCCCTGTCCGGCGCGGTTCTCCAGAAAGCGGCCGCCCTTGTTCCCGCCCTGGTGGGCGGATCGGCCGACCTGTCGCCTTCCAACAACAGCGATATCAAGGGCGCGGCTTCCGTGCAGCCGGGCGCGTTTGCCGGCCGCAACCTGCATTTCGGCATCCGCGAACACGCCATGGGCGCGGTGGTGAACGGCATGGCCCTGTACGGCTGCTTTATCCCGTACGGCGCCACGTTCCTGGTCTTTTCCGACTACTGCCGTCCTTCCATCCGTCTCTCCGCCCTCATGAACCTGCAGTCGATCTATATCTTTACCCACGACTCCTTTTTTGTCGGCGAGGATGGCCCCACCCATCAGCCGATCGAGCATGTGGCCTCACTCCGCATGATTCCGGGCCTCCAGGTGATCCGTCCGGCCGACGGCCTGGAAACGGCGCAGGCTTGGCAAGCGGCATTGCAACGCAGCAATGGGCCGACGGTCCTGATCCTCACCCGCCAGAAACTTCCGGTCATTGCCCGTCCCGCCTCCTTCGACAGAGCGGATGGCCTCAAGGGAGGATATGTCGCGGCCTCGCCCGCCGGCAGGCCCGACGTGGTCATCATGGCCAGCGGCTCCGAGGTGCATGTGGCGGCCGATGCGGCAGGCCTCCTGGCGGCCCGGGGGATCGGAGCCCGCATCGTCTCCGTGCCCAACCTGGGGCAGTTCCTGGCCCAGCCGGCCGCCTACCGCGACGAGGTGCTCCCGGCAGGAGTTCCCCGCGTGGCCTTTGAGGCCGGTCGCGGCGAATCCTGGGGCAAACTCCTGGGATGCGATGGCCTGTTCATCGGCATCGAGCACTTCGGCGCCTCGGCCCCGGACAAGGTGTTGGCGGAACAGTTCGGCTTCACCGCGCCCCAGGTGGCGGAGAAGATCGCCGCGTTCCTGAAAAAACAATAG
- a CDS encoding Crp/Fnr family transcriptional regulator, with protein sequence MELIELLKKSLLFSGLKDNDLAELAAITVRRTFRKGESLFSEGDEATGFYLLVSGSIKLCRIAPDGREKVLHFVQPRETFAEAAFFGDGRYPAEARALAAGEALYLPKEGFLELMGRNPNFSLNLVVSLSLMLRQFARQIEELSFADVTSRLASFLVRRSAEKSASYGGITYIDLGVKKGELASRLGTASETVSRTLRKLKDEGIIEVQGSRVVIHQMEKLQKLSERHE encoded by the coding sequence ATGGAGCTGATCGAGCTGCTCAAAAAATCCCTGCTCTTCTCCGGCCTGAAGGATAACGACCTGGCTGAACTGGCCGCCATTACGGTCCGCCGCACGTTCAGGAAAGGTGAGTCCCTCTTCAGCGAGGGCGATGAGGCCACCGGTTTTTACCTTTTGGTATCGGGCAGCATCAAGCTCTGCCGTATCGCCCCCGATGGCCGGGAAAAGGTGCTGCACTTCGTGCAACCCCGCGAGACCTTTGCCGAAGCGGCGTTTTTCGGCGACGGGCGCTACCCGGCCGAAGCCCGCGCCCTGGCGGCCGGCGAGGCGCTCTACCTGCCCAAGGAAGGGTTTCTGGAGCTGATGGGGCGCAACCCCAATTTCTCCCTCAACCTGGTGGTCTCCCTGTCGCTCATGCTGCGGCAGTTCGCCCGCCAGATCGAGGAACTCTCCTTTGCCGACGTCACCTCGCGGCTGGCCTCCTTTCTGGTCCGGCGGTCCGCCGAGAAGTCGGCCAGTTACGGCGGCATCACCTACATCGACCTGGGGGTCAAAAAGGGGGAGCTCGCCTCGCGGCTCGGCACCGCCAGCGAGACTGTCTCCCGCACCCTGCGCAAGCTGAAGGATGAGGGGATTATCGAGGTCCAGGGGAGCCGGGTGGTGATCCACCAGATGGAAAAGCTGCAAAAGCTGTCCGAGCGTCACGAATAA
- the aroF gene encoding 3-deoxy-7-phosphoheptulonate synthase → MLIVMSHNATTADIDAVVRTVNEMGLTAAPIPGRERTAIGVLGNHGYVDDSKILELTGVQQVIHVSKPYKLVSRDFHPENTIVDVKGVRVGQGCRPVVVAGPCAVESEEQIVKTALFVKQAGADMLRGGAFKPRTGPHTFQGLREEGLKLLAVAGRESGLPIVTEVMSPDSVGLVSEYADLLQVGARNMQNFDLLRELGRIRKPVLLKRGMSATVEEFLAAAEYILAEGNDQVILCERGIRTYETATRNTLDLAIVPLIKEMSHLPIMVDPSHATGKRSLVPPMALAALMGGAQGVLVEVHPEPEKALSDGPQSLTFPGFGNLMEEVRRLIGFLGYV, encoded by the coding sequence ATGCTGATCGTCATGAGTCATAATGCCACCACCGCCGATATTGACGCCGTTGTTCGGACCGTAAACGAGATGGGCCTCACGGCGGCGCCGATCCCGGGCAGGGAACGGACCGCCATCGGCGTCCTGGGCAACCACGGCTATGTCGATGACAGCAAAATTCTGGAACTGACGGGCGTACAACAGGTGATCCACGTTTCCAAACCATACAAGCTGGTTTCCCGCGATTTTCATCCCGAAAATACCATCGTCGATGTCAAGGGCGTCCGTGTCGGCCAGGGGTGCCGGCCGGTGGTGGTGGCCGGGCCGTGCGCCGTGGAGAGCGAGGAGCAGATCGTCAAGACCGCCCTCTTCGTGAAACAGGCCGGCGCCGACATGCTGCGGGGAGGGGCGTTCAAACCGCGCACCGGCCCCCACACCTTCCAGGGGCTGCGGGAGGAGGGGCTGAAGCTGCTCGCCGTGGCGGGGAGGGAGAGCGGCCTGCCCATCGTTACCGAGGTGATGAGCCCGGATAGTGTGGGGCTGGTGTCCGAGTACGCCGACCTGCTCCAGGTCGGGGCGCGCAACATGCAGAACTTCGACCTGTTGCGGGAATTGGGCAGGATCCGCAAGCCGGTGCTGCTCAAGCGCGGCATGAGCGCCACGGTGGAGGAGTTCCTGGCCGCGGCCGAGTATATCCTGGCCGAGGGGAACGACCAGGTCATCCTGTGCGAACGGGGCATCCGCACCTATGAAACCGCGACCCGCAACACCCTCGACCTGGCCATTGTGCCGCTGATCAAGGAGATGTCCCACCTGCCGATCATGGTCGATCCCTCCCACGCCACCGGCAAGCGCAGCCTGGTGCCCCCCATGGCTCTGGCGGCGTTGATGGGCGGTGCCCAGGGCGTGTTGGTGGAGGTGCATCCGGAACCGGAAAAGGCGCTCTCCGACGGTCCCCAGTCCCTCACCTTCCCCGGGTTCGGAAACCTGATGGAAGAGGTCCGGCGGCTGATCGGTTTTCTGGGGTATGTCTGA
- the nikR gene encoding nickel-responsive transcriptional regulator NikR: MGETIRFGISIDDGLLERFDRLVTEKGYVNRSEAIRDLIRDALVEQTWADGNEETVGTVTLVYDHHVHDLADRLTAIQHDHHDRIISTLHVHLDHHNCLEVLIVRGKASQIKAIADSLIGVKGVKHGKLVMTTTGRELG, from the coding sequence ATGGGAGAGACCATACGTTTCGGCATATCCATCGACGACGGGCTGTTGGAGCGTTTTGACCGGCTGGTTACGGAAAAGGGCTACGTCAATCGTTCCGAGGCCATACGCGACCTGATCCGCGACGCCCTGGTGGAGCAGACCTGGGCAGACGGCAACGAAGAAACGGTCGGCACGGTGACACTGGTCTACGACCACCACGTCCACGACCTGGCCGACCGGCTGACCGCCATCCAGCACGACCACCACGACCGCATCATCTCGACCCTGCACGTGCATCTGGACCACCACAATTGTCTCGAGGTGCTGATCGTCAGGGGCAAGGCGAGCCAGATCAAGGCCATAGCAGACTCCCTGATCGGCGTGAAGGGGGTCAAGCACGGCAAGCTGGTGATGACGACCACGGGACGGGAATTGGGCTAA
- the cobD gene encoding threonine-phosphate decarboxylase CobD — translation MSRSYDHGGTIFATARRMGVPLSALADFSASINPLGPSPLVRSAIDHALGSLVHYPDAGHEELKEALAHYHRLPATHFVIANGSTELIYQLPAVLSGKRALLAAPCFSEYGRALERQRWEVHHFPLAPEDGFSLNLARLEAKLAEGYDAFYLCNPGNPSGALYPPHIVEQVRELCRAAGTFLVLDEAFMDFCEEASAKHAVVASDNVLILRSMTKFFGIPGLRLGYAMTNASLCGRLDALGVPWNVNTLAQAAGTASLRDREHNRRTLLFIARERRFLADRLAGFPRLRVYPSRANFLLVELTGEMTARELAQQLLPELVIIRDCASFSGLTPRFFRIAVRTRPENERLVACLEKILSTE, via the coding sequence ATGTCCCGCAGTTATGACCACGGCGGCACCATATTCGCGACAGCGCGCCGCATGGGCGTCCCGCTGTCCGCACTGGCCGATTTCTCGGCCAGCATCAACCCACTGGGACCGTCGCCCCTGGTGAGATCGGCCATCGACCACGCCCTGGGCAGCCTGGTGCACTACCCCGACGCGGGCCACGAGGAGTTGAAAGAGGCCCTCGCCCATTACCACAGGCTTCCCGCAACTCACTTCGTTATCGCCAACGGTTCGACGGAACTGATCTACCAACTGCCGGCCGTCCTCTCCGGGAAACGCGCCCTGCTCGCCGCCCCCTGCTTCAGCGAATACGGGCGGGCCCTGGAGCGGCAGCGGTGGGAGGTGCACCACTTCCCGCTCGCACCCGAGGACGGCTTTTCCTTGAACCTGGCGCGGCTGGAAGCGAAGCTTGCCGAGGGGTACGATGCCTTCTACCTCTGCAATCCCGGCAACCCCAGCGGAGCGCTCTATCCGCCGCATATCGTCGAGCAGGTCCGGGAGCTGTGCCGCGCGGCAGGCACCTTTCTGGTGCTGGATGAAGCCTTTATGGACTTCTGCGAGGAGGCGTCGGCCAAACACGCCGTCGTCGCGAGCGATAACGTCCTCATCCTGCGGTCCATGACCAAATTCTTCGGCATCCCCGGCCTGCGCCTGGGGTATGCCATGACAAATGCGTCGCTGTGCGGGCGGCTCGACGCACTCGGCGTGCCGTGGAACGTCAACACCCTGGCGCAGGCGGCCGGCACGGCATCCCTGCGGGATCGGGAGCATAACCGGCGGACCCTCCTCTTCATCGCCCGGGAACGGCGCTTCCTGGCCGACCGGTTGGCCGGCTTTCCCCGGCTCAGGGTCTACCCTTCCCGCGCCAACTTCCTGCTGGTGGAGCTTACGGGCGAGATGACGGCCCGGGAACTGGCGCAACAACTCCTGCCCGAATTGGTCATTATCCGCGACTGCGCCAGTTTCAGCGGCCTTACGCCCCGTTTTTTCCGCATTGCGGTGCGTACGCGCCCAGAAAACGAACGTCTCGTTGCATGTCTGGAAAAGATTCTATCGACAGAATAG
- the cbiB gene encoding adenosylcobinamide-phosphate synthase CbiB translates to MTPAEPAVLILALALDLALGDPRRLPHPVVLIGRLIAFLESSLGKITRHERAAGIGLLFLTVGTSAATVWLALYGLATLGPLAGLLGAAYVSYTCLAARSLHRESALVADALMAGDREAARRNLSRIVGRDTHDLGDADIWRAVVETVAENTADGIVSPLFWLTLGGPVAGIVFKAVSTLDSMVGYKNERYLRLGWASARMDDLLNFLPARLTALLMIMASPLTGLSWRNAARITLRDRHNHPSPNSGHPEAAAAGALGVRLGGAATYGGTPSWKEPIGDPLLPLDGRAYRSMIRLMYATTLLMAAACIAAAWALKGFHVPQL, encoded by the coding sequence GTGACACCCGCTGAACCGGCAGTGCTGATCCTGGCCCTGGCGTTGGACCTGGCCCTGGGCGACCCCCGCCGCTTGCCCCATCCGGTGGTCCTGATCGGCCGGTTGATCGCCTTTCTGGAATCAAGCCTGGGCAAGATCACCCGCCATGAGCGGGCCGCCGGCATCGGCCTGTTGTTCCTCACCGTGGGCACGAGCGCGGCAACCGTTTGGTTGGCGCTGTACGGGCTCGCGACCCTTGGTCCCCTCGCCGGCCTTCTGGGCGCGGCGTACGTTTCCTACACCTGTCTGGCCGCCCGCTCCCTCCACCGGGAATCGGCCCTGGTTGCCGACGCCCTGATGGCCGGAGACCGTGAGGCGGCGCGGCGTAACCTGTCCCGTATCGTCGGCCGGGACACCCACGATCTCGGCGATGCCGATATATGGCGGGCAGTGGTGGAAACCGTGGCCGAGAACACCGCCGACGGCATCGTGTCGCCCCTGTTCTGGCTAACCCTCGGCGGCCCGGTGGCCGGCATCGTCTTCAAGGCGGTCAGCACCCTGGACTCCATGGTGGGCTATAAAAACGAGCGTTATCTGCGGCTGGGATGGGCATCGGCCCGCATGGACGACCTGCTGAACTTCCTCCCCGCCCGCCTGACCGCGCTGCTGATGATCATGGCCTCGCCCCTGACAGGACTTTCCTGGCGCAACGCCGCGCGCATCACGCTGCGCGACCGCCACAATCATCCTTCGCCCAACAGCGGCCACCCGGAGGCTGCGGCCGCCGGGGCTTTGGGGGTGCGCCTGGGGGGGGCGGCCACCTATGGCGGCACGCCCTCCTGGAAGGAGCCCATCGGCGACCCGCTGCTCCCCCTTGACGGCCGGGCATACCGGAGTATGATCAGGCTGATGTACGCCACCACCCTGCTCATGGCAGCCGCCTGCATTGCCGCTGCCTGGGCGCTGAAAGGCTTCCATGTCCCGCAGTTATGA
- a CDS encoding cobyric acid synthase — MPPLYIIGTGPGDIVHLTDAARQALAESTTIIGYDSYLEQLGPVIAGKTTVATGMMREIERCREAIVRARAGEAVALVSGGDAGIYGMAGLVLELLENEAESGLPQPDVRVIPGISAIQAAASVLGAPLMHDFAVISLSDLLTPWDLIMTRLTAAARADFVIVIFNPRSTKRVTQIEEARRIILASRPAETPAGIVRNACRPDERSTVTTLGALLEHRIDMSTIVVIGNSSSFVDSHGRMVTPRGYAGKYGAATNTEPESVTPGSLGGRKSRGPHAARAAADHSPCRSSAGRSLISLPAQAEACRSAGMEASRMQTEHDTPPTPRPGAVMFCGTASDVGKSVVTAGFCRLLVRRGISTAPFKSQNMSLNSAVTPDGGEIGRAQAVQAQACRIDPHTDMNPVLLKPNSDTGSQVIVQGRPVGSMNVAQYDAYKPQAFARVAESFERLKNGYDFIAIEGAGSIAEINLKHNDIANLRVAAMARCPVILVADIDRGGVFAQIVGTIDLLEPHEKAMIRGIIINRFRGDAAILRPGLDFITERTGIPVIGVLPWLADLNLPAEDSMALSRPSCPAGGAPDPNTIRIGIVRLPRISNFTDFDAFSCEPDCTLTYLESPQQMAGLDVLILPGSKTTIPDLRYLEERGFSEAIKDFTGRIVGICGGYQMLGQRVSDPDGVESDVREMAGLGLLPVETELLPEKTTHQAAARLDGAGQTLAPGCEEELTGYEIHMGITTPVGPGRPFARISRRGAAQVAVQDGAVSPDARIFGTYLHGVFDNAPFREAYLNRIRGGKGLPVRHVAHEPDRGDPFDRLADHLERHLDIPLLLAMCGLER, encoded by the coding sequence ATGCCCCCCCTGTACATCATCGGCACCGGCCCCGGCGACATCGTCCACCTGACCGATGCCGCCCGCCAGGCCCTCGCCGAATCCACAACCATTATCGGTTACGACAGCTATCTGGAACAGCTCGGCCCCGTCATCGCCGGGAAAACGACGGTGGCAACCGGCATGATGCGCGAGATCGAGCGCTGCCGCGAGGCCATCGTCAGGGCGCGCGCCGGCGAGGCGGTCGCCCTGGTCTCCGGGGGCGACGCCGGCATCTACGGCATGGCCGGCCTGGTGCTGGAGTTATTGGAAAACGAGGCCGAAAGCGGCCTGCCCCAGCCGGATGTCCGGGTCATACCGGGCATTTCGGCCATCCAGGCGGCGGCCTCCGTGCTGGGCGCACCGCTGATGCACGACTTTGCCGTCATCTCCCTTTCCGACCTGCTCACCCCCTGGGACCTGATCATGACACGGCTTACGGCGGCCGCCCGGGCCGATTTCGTCATCGTGATCTTCAACCCCCGCAGCACAAAGCGGGTCACCCAGATCGAGGAGGCCCGCCGCATCATCCTGGCCTCCCGGCCGGCCGAAACCCCGGCGGGCATCGTGCGCAACGCCTGCCGCCCGGACGAGCGGAGCACCGTCACCACCCTGGGGGCATTGCTGGAGCACCGGATCGACATGTCCACCATCGTGGTCATCGGCAACAGCAGCAGTTTTGTGGACAGCCACGGCCGCATGGTCACCCCCCGCGGCTATGCCGGCAAGTACGGCGCCGCCACCAATACGGAGCCTGAATCCGTGACGCCGGGTAGCCTTGGTGGCCGGAAGAGCCGGGGCCCGCACGCCGCCCGTGCCGCAGCGGACCACTCACCATGCCGGTCCTCCGCCGGACGGTCGCTCATCTCCCTGCCTGCACAGGCAGAGGCCTGCCGGTCAGCAGGCATGGAGGCGTCACGGATGCAGACGGAACATGATACGCCGCCGACGCCCCGGCCGGGCGCCGTCATGTTCTGCGGCACCGCGTCGGACGTGGGTAAATCGGTCGTCACGGCCGGCTTCTGCCGCCTGCTGGTCAGGCGCGGCATCAGCACCGCGCCCTTCAAATCCCAGAACATGTCCCTCAACTCCGCCGTCACCCCCGACGGGGGCGAGATCGGTCGGGCCCAGGCCGTGCAGGCCCAGGCCTGCCGCATCGATCCCCATACCGACATGAACCCGGTGTTGCTGAAGCCCAATTCCGACACCGGCAGCCAGGTCATCGTCCAGGGGCGTCCGGTCGGCTCCATGAATGTGGCACAGTACGATGCGTACAAGCCCCAGGCCTTTGCAAGGGTCGCGGAGAGTTTCGAACGCTTGAAAAACGGCTACGACTTCATCGCCATCGAGGGTGCCGGGAGCATTGCCGAGATCAACCTCAAGCACAACGACATCGCCAATCTCCGGGTTGCCGCCATGGCCCGCTGCCCGGTCATACTGGTGGCCGACATCGACCGCGGCGGCGTCTTCGCCCAGATCGTCGGCACCATTGACCTGTTGGAGCCCCATGAGAAGGCGATGATCCGCGGGATCATCATCAACAGATTCCGCGGCGACGCCGCCATCCTGCGGCCAGGGCTCGACTTCATCACGGAGCGGACCGGCATCCCGGTCATCGGCGTCCTCCCCTGGCTTGCGGACCTCAATCTGCCGGCCGAAGACAGCATGGCCCTCAGCCGCCCCTCATGCCCGGCCGGCGGCGCCCCCGACCCGAATACCATCCGCATCGGGATCGTCAGGCTGCCGCGTATCTCCAACTTCACCGATTTCGACGCCTTCAGCTGCGAGCCGGACTGTACCCTCACCTATCTGGAATCGCCGCAGCAGATGGCAGGGCTCGATGTCCTCATCCTCCCGGGCAGCAAGACCACCATCCCCGACCTCCGCTACCTGGAGGAGCGCGGCTTCTCCGAGGCGATCAAGGACTTCACGGGGCGGATCGTCGGCATCTGTGGCGGCTACCAGATGCTCGGCCAACGGGTGTCTGACCCCGACGGCGTGGAATCGGACGTTCGGGAGATGGCCGGGCTCGGCCTGCTCCCGGTGGAGACGGAACTTTTGCCGGAAAAGACGACCCATCAGGCGGCGGCCCGCCTCGACGGCGCCGGGCAGACGCTCGCCCCCGGCTGCGAGGAGGAGTTGACCGGCTACGAGATCCACATGGGCATCACCACCCCCGTCGGCCCGGGACGCCCCTTTGCCCGCATCTCCCGACGCGGAGCCGCCCAGGTTGCGGTCCAGGACGGCGCGGTTTCGCCGGATGCCAGAATCTTCGGCACCTACCTGCACGGCGTCTTCGACAACGCCCCCTTCCGGGAGGCCTACCTCAACCGCATCCGCGGCGGCAAGGGGCTCCCCGTGCGGCACGTCGCCCACGAACCGGATCGCGGCGATCCCTTCGACCGGCTGGCCGACCACCTTGAACGGCACCTCGACATCCCCCTCCTGCTGGCTATGTGCGGGCTGGAACGGTGA
- a CDS encoding lytic transglycosylase domain-containing protein produces the protein MTIDISGNLSLLKSILAQESRKSGREDAAGQPDGVFAERLDRAMESSTAEQTQQASAQNLAEALSLQMLHTTLSLAGDGSSDATPPQTLGQQPSLLQPLIKAYADAAAQATAGQTSYRGAESSAEQPAAVYQATSSTPLGSDKEWLEPIIAKASRRYGVETGLIKAVIKAESNFNPTAVSSAGARGLMQLMPGTARSLGVNDAFDPEQNVMAGTRFLRDLLDRYNGNVDSALAAYNWGPGNVDRRPDRMPRETQNYLVRVKQLYASYSA, from the coding sequence ATGACCATCGATATCAGCGGCAACCTGTCGCTTCTCAAATCGATCCTGGCGCAGGAGTCGCGCAAGAGCGGGCGCGAAGACGCCGCCGGCCAACCAGACGGCGTCTTCGCCGAACGGCTCGACCGCGCCATGGAGAGCTCGACGGCAGAACAGACGCAGCAGGCCAGCGCCCAAAATCTTGCCGAAGCACTCAGCCTGCAGATGCTCCACACCACCCTGAGCCTGGCGGGCGACGGTTCGTCAGACGCCACGCCGCCCCAGACGCTCGGTCAGCAGCCGTCCCTGCTCCAACCCCTCATCAAGGCCTATGCCGACGCCGCCGCCCAGGCGACAGCCGGCCAAACATCCTACCGTGGCGCGGAATCCTCCGCGGAACAACCTGCTGCGGTGTATCAGGCCACGTCTTCGACGCCGCTGGGCAGCGACAAAGAATGGCTGGAGCCGATCATCGCCAAGGCCTCCCGCCGTTACGGGGTCGAGACCGGGCTCATCAAGGCCGTCATCAAGGCCGAAAGCAACTTCAACCCCACGGCCGTTTCCTCCGCAGGGGCCCGGGGCCTGATGCAACTCATGCCCGGAACCGCCCGTTCCCTCGGCGTCAACGACGCCTTTGACCCCGAGCAGAACGTCATGGCCGGGACGCGCTTCCTGCGCGACCTGCTCGACCGTTATAACGGCAACGTAGACTCGGCCCTGGCCGCCTATAACTGGGGGCCGGGCAACGTGGACAGAAGACCGGATCGCATGCCCCGCGAAACACAAAATTATCTGGTACGGGTAAAACAGCTCTACGCATCGTACAGCGCCTAG